Below is a genomic region from Flavobacterium ginsengisoli.
ACTCGATGTTCAGGCGATCATCAACCTTAGACCAGAAGTGGTGATCGTTGATGAATTGGCGCATACGAATGTTGAGGGAAGCAAAAACGAAAAACGCTGGCAAGATGTCCTAGAGATTTTGGAAGCTGGAATTAATGTGATTTCGGCCGTAAACATTCAGCATATTGAAAGTTTAAACGAAGATGTAAAACGTATTACAAACATTGATGTTCAAGAAAGAATTCCAGATAATGTTCTTCGTTTAGCGGATGAAGTGGTAAATATCGATTTGACTTCAGAAGATTTGATTGCGCGTTTAAAAGAAGGAAAAATTTATACGGCAGATAAAATTCCAACTGCTTTAGCTAATTTTTTTAAATCGGAACAAATTCTACAATTGCGGGAATTGGCTTTGAAAGAAGTGGCGAGTCAAGTGGTTCGAAAAGTTGAAAATGAAGTTCCTAATCTTCATGCTTTAAGGCATGAGAAATTGTTGGCTTGCATTAGCAGTAATGAAAAAACAGCCAAAATTATAATTAGAAAAGCGACTCGATTGGCGAGTTATTATAATGGTTCATGGTATGTTTTATATGTAGAAACGCCACACGAAAGCAGTAATAAGATTGCACTTGATAAACAAAGACATTTAATTAATAACTTTAAACTCGCTGTGCAATTAGGCGCAGAAGTTATTAAACTGGAAAATTCAAACATTACAGATGCTATTTTGACAACAGTAGAAGAAAAACAAATTACAACTGTCTGCATTGGGAAACCACATTTTAATTTGTTTAAAGTAATTTTGTCTACCACAATTTTCAGACGTTTGCTAAACAAACTGTCTTTGTCAAATGTTGATCTTGTAATACTGTCTTGAAAAAAATTTTAAACCATATAAGTTATATAAGTTCATTTAATCGGGACGTTGAATTTTAACCGCAAAGAGCGCAATGATTTACGCAAAGTTCGCTAGAGTTTTTTGCTCGCAAAGTCACAAGGACACAAAGCTTTTACTTTAATCTTTGTGTACTTTGCTAAACCTTAGCGCTCTTTGCGGTTAAAAAAAACTAATATTTCTTATATCACTTATATGGTTCAAAAAAAATTAAATGTTTTATAAAATGAGAATTAAAACCAAATTGAATCTGGGTGTTGGATTGTTATTTTTGATGATCATCATTCTCTCTTTAGTGAGTGCTTATTCTGTTTTTTTGATTAAGCAGGACACCGAGAATATTCTGAAATCTAATTATAATACGCTAGAATATTCTCGAAATATGATTTTTGCTTTGGACGAAATGAAATCGGATTCAAAAGAAACGATTCAGGATTTTGAGGAAAATCTCGAAAAACAAACCCAAAACATAACAGAACCAGGTGAAAAACAAGCAACCGAAAAACTGAAAGAAAGTTTTGCTCTTTTAGAGAAAAATAACGCTGATGAAAATATAAAAGCACAAATTCGTCAGGATATTTTTGCTATTATGAAGTTGAATCTCGACGCTATAAAACAGAAAAGCGACATTGCCAAACATTCTGCTGAAACAGCTAATCTGTCGATTGCGATTGTTGGAACTTTATGTTTTTTAATTGCTTTTAACTTATTGGTTAATCTGCCCAATAATATTGCCAATCCAATTAAAGAGTTAACGCTGAGTATTAAAGAAATTGCCAATAAAAATTATTCAGAACGTGTTCATTTTACAAGCCACAGCGAATTTGGAGATCTTGCCAAATCGTTTAATACCATGGCTCAAAAACTGGAAGAATATCATGACAGCAATGTCTATAAACTTCTTTTTGAGAAAAAACGATTAGAAACGCTTATCAATAATATGAACGATCCAATTATTGGTTTGGATAATGAGGGAATTGTATTGTTTGTGAATGATGAAGCACTGAAAATTATTGGTCTGAAATCGGAAGATATAATAGGAAAACCTACATCTCAATTAGCTATTTCTAATGACTTAATTCGTTCTTTAATTTTAAAAGAAAACGAAACTCCCAAAAAACAGCCTCTCAAAATTTTTGCTCACGGAAAAGAAAGTTATTTCGAAAAAGAAATACATAATATTACCATAACACCAACAGGTGAAGAAAAAGAAATCAATATTGGCGATGTAATTATTCTGCGAAATATTACCCTTTTTAAAGAATTGGATTTTGCCAAAACCAATTTTATTGCCACCGTTTCGCACGAATTAAAAACTCCGATTGCTTCCATAAAATTGAGTCTTCAATTGCTTGAAAATGCTAAAACGGGTGATATGAACGATGACCAAAAACAATTAGTAGAAAGCATTAAAGATGACAGTCAACGTTTGTTGAAAATTACGGGCGAATTGCTCAATTTGTCACAATTGGAAACAGGAAATATTCAGTTGAATATTGGCAAAAGCAATCCGCATGAAATTGTGAAATATGCTGTTGAAGCTGTAAAAGTTCAAGCCGACCAAAAACAGATTCAATTGATTATTGATGCCAATGAAAATCTCAAAAACGTAAAAGCAGATGCAGAAAAAACAGGCTGGGTTTTAATTAATTATTTATCGAATGCCATTAGATATTCGTCTGAAAAAAGTACAATTCTCATTAAATTAAAAGAAGAAAATAATCAGATGGTTTTTCAGGTTATTGATACTGGAAAAGGAATTGAACCTCGATACAAAGACAAAGTTTTCGATAAATATTTCCAAATTCCAGGAAGTCAGAAATCTGGAACTGGATTAGGTTTAGCAATTAGCAAAGAATTCATTGAAGCTCAAAATGGAAATGTTGGCGTTGAAAGCAATTTGGGGCTAGGAAGCACTTTTTGGTTTACATTGAAGGTTTAAAGTTGTTTTTTCTTCTTGAAATTGTCATTGATTTCATAATTTCTATTCCCTTGATTAATATTCGCTTAAGGTTCAATTAAGCCCAAAATACCAAGGTATAACATTCGTTAATATTGCAAAACATAACGACTACAACAATGTTCCACAAAACGATTTTCCTAGTGTCTCTATTCGGATTATTTTCTGCAAATGCACAGCAAAACGATTCGATTACAAAAATTGACAGTACTTCACATCAGCTAAAATTCAATTATAAACAATTGATTATTCCGGGTGTATTAATTGGCTATGGTGTTATTGGGCTAGAAAGTGATCAGTTGCTGAGTTTCAATTCACAAATCAAAAATGAGGTCACCGAAGATATTGATAACAAAATTACCATTGATGACTTTTCGCAATATGCGCCTGCAGCATCTGTTTACGCTTTGAATGCTTTTGGCGTAAAGGGCAAGAACAATATGCGTGACCGTTCTGTAATACTTGTAACTTCGTATGCAATTATGGCTACAACGGTTTTGAGTTTAAAATCGATTGTACATGAAGAAAGACCAGACGGAAGTTCGAATAACTCCTTCCCTTCTGGACATACTGCAACTGCATTTATGGGTGCCGAATTTTTATATCAAGAATATAAAGATAAATCGATCTGGTACGGAATTGCTGGTTATGCCGTTGCAACAGGAACGGGATTATTTAGAATTTACAACAATCGCCATTGGTTAACTGATGTTGCTGCCGGAGCTGGAATCGGGATTTTGAGTACTAAAATCGCTTATTGGATTAATCCGTATATCACTAAAAAATTGTTTAAATCATCAGCCGAAAATAAATCGACTTCTATGATAATGCCTTTTTATAATGGACAACAATATGGATTGGGATTTGCGAAGGTTTTTTAAGTTTTTTTGCCACAAAGGCGCTAAGACACAAAGTTTTTTAAGCCACAGATTGCACAGATTAAAAGGATTTTTTTACTACTCTGTATAGTTTGTTTGCTACGAATTGCACAAATTTTCACGAATTTTCACGAATTATGTTGATTATATTTTGAATAAAAAATTTGTGAAAATTTGTGCAATTGCTTCGCCTATTCGCTATCGCTCGGGTCGTGGCGAAAAACAATCTTTTTAATCTGTGAATCCCGATAGCTATCGGGAGTGGCAAAACTCTTTTTATGTATTCGATGTATTATTTTTAATCTCCCTAACTTCCCTTTTCAATTCTAAAAGCAAATCTTTCATTGCTCCAGTTTCTGTCATTTCTTGTTTTTTATCCGAACGGCCGATATTACATTCGTATTCCCAAATCTCCAAAATATCAGAAGCTTTCACTTCATAATTGGGGTAAAAACTGTTAT
It encodes:
- a CDS encoding phosphatase PAP2 family protein, translated to MFHKTIFLVSLFGLFSANAQQNDSITKIDSTSHQLKFNYKQLIIPGVLIGYGVIGLESDQLLSFNSQIKNEVTEDIDNKITIDDFSQYAPAASVYALNAFGVKGKNNMRDRSVILVTSYAIMATTVLSLKSIVHEERPDGSSNNSFPSGHTATAFMGAEFLYQEYKDKSIWYGIAGYAVATGTGLFRIYNNRHWLTDVAAGAGIGILSTKIAYWINPYITKKLFKSSAENKSTSMIMPFYNGQQYGLGFAKVF
- a CDS encoding sensor protein KdpD; its protein translation is MENENNNAQHFLDLIQKSRKGKFKIYIGMSAGVGKTFRMLQEAHSLLKNGIDVKIGYIETHMRKETHGLLAGLPIIPRRTIFYKGKELEELDVQAIINLRPEVVIVDELAHTNVEGSKNEKRWQDVLEILEAGINVISAVNIQHIESLNEDVKRITNIDVQERIPDNVLRLADEVVNIDLTSEDLIARLKEGKIYTADKIPTALANFFKSEQILQLRELALKEVASQVVRKVENEVPNLHALRHEKLLACISSNEKTAKIIIRKATRLASYYNGSWYVLYVETPHESSNKIALDKQRHLINNFKLAVQLGAEVIKLENSNITDAILTTVEEKQITTVCIGKPHFNLFKVILSTTIFRRLLNKLSLSNVDLVILS
- a CDS encoding sensor histidine kinase; this translates as MRIKTKLNLGVGLLFLMIIILSLVSAYSVFLIKQDTENILKSNYNTLEYSRNMIFALDEMKSDSKETIQDFEENLEKQTQNITEPGEKQATEKLKESFALLEKNNADENIKAQIRQDIFAIMKLNLDAIKQKSDIAKHSAETANLSIAIVGTLCFLIAFNLLVNLPNNIANPIKELTLSIKEIANKNYSERVHFTSHSEFGDLAKSFNTMAQKLEEYHDSNVYKLLFEKKRLETLINNMNDPIIGLDNEGIVLFVNDEALKIIGLKSEDIIGKPTSQLAISNDLIRSLILKENETPKKQPLKIFAHGKESYFEKEIHNITITPTGEEKEINIGDVIILRNITLFKELDFAKTNFIATVSHELKTPIASIKLSLQLLENAKTGDMNDDQKQLVESIKDDSQRLLKITGELLNLSQLETGNIQLNIGKSNPHEIVKYAVEAVKVQADQKQIQLIIDANENLKNVKADAEKTGWVLINYLSNAIRYSSEKSTILIKLKEENNQMVFQVIDTGKGIEPRYKDKVFDKYFQIPGSQKSGTGLGLAISKEFIEAQNGNVGVESNLGLGSTFWFTLKV